The following proteins are encoded in a genomic region of Nitrospira sp.:
- a CDS encoding sulfite exporter TauE/SafE family protein, which yields MELLVVCVAALLASGLTLFSGFGLGTLLMPVVALFFPLDLAIVMTAMVHLANNLFKIGLLGRKADRPVLLKFGLPAIAAAFVGAALLAYLGELKPMYEYYAFGNDRQVSVLKLVIGVLIVSFVVLELSPTFSKTAFDRKWLPFGGVISGFFGGLSGHQGAFRSMFLIKAGLEKEAFVATGIVLAVMVDLARMVIYGIGVSVHSNAVEWSFVIAACASAFIGAYVGAKLLKKVTLRSVQLIVSALLIVVGAGLIAGIL from the coding sequence GTGGAACTACTCGTCGTGTGCGTCGCCGCGTTGTTGGCTTCAGGCCTCACGCTGTTTTCCGGCTTCGGGCTCGGCACGCTGCTGATGCCAGTGGTCGCCCTCTTCTTTCCACTGGACCTGGCGATTGTGATGACGGCCATGGTCCATCTGGCGAACAACCTTTTCAAGATTGGGCTGCTCGGACGAAAAGCCGATCGCCCCGTGCTGCTGAAGTTCGGGTTACCTGCGATTGCGGCAGCCTTTGTGGGAGCTGCGTTGCTGGCGTATCTGGGGGAACTGAAACCCATGTACGAATACTACGCGTTTGGGAACGACCGACAGGTGTCAGTACTGAAGTTAGTCATCGGCGTGCTCATCGTTTCATTCGTTGTCTTGGAACTTTCTCCAACATTCTCGAAGACGGCGTTCGATCGCAAATGGCTCCCGTTCGGGGGTGTCATCAGTGGGTTTTTCGGCGGACTGTCCGGCCATCAAGGCGCCTTTCGCAGCATGTTCCTGATTAAGGCAGGTCTTGAGAAAGAAGCGTTTGTTGCCACAGGGATCGTACTTGCTGTCATGGTCGATCTCGCCCGGATGGTCATTTACGGCATAGGTGTATCGGTTCACAGTAACGCCGTTGAGTGGTCGTTCGTCATCGCCGCCTGTGCCTCGGCCTTTATCGGAGCATACGTCGGAGCAAAACTGCTCAAGAAGGTCACGCTTCGGTCGGTACAGTTGATTGTTTCGGCTCTGTTGATTGTGGTGGGGGCTGGTCTTATCGCGGGTATCTTGTGA
- a CDS encoding SUMF1/EgtB/PvdO family nonheme iron enzyme — protein sequence MRSRIPGLTVLSILLLVLVQLPARSAAEQSPTQGKNWAVVIGINDYQNVKPLQYAIKDAMAVGDLLAQQGFAVTRLVSPTATTRQSIERVLGTQLPKQLGADDRVLIFFSGHGKDEQFGAGQRHGYLLPIEANPQDLSSTAISMSRVQEWANAWPAKHVLFIVDSCYSGIIGLNTKGIDPEGSNPMTEMYLKQITKEPSRQLIVAGQANQEALEIAKWEQSLLTHFLLEGLSKGTADGNADGIILTSELYQFLAERVIKEAVLNGSLQHPQHWSLSADKGEFVFILPGQGRQAKPVQPVRIPTPSFSAVPSPAMVRIAPGSFMRRAESVLTLKGWSPPGPWHKVHITQPFAIARYETTFDEYDRFARATGRPLPDDENLGRGSRPVVTVSWNDAQAYAQWLSQQTGKRYRLPTEAEWEYAARSGGQDQTWAGTSEESQLKKYAVYEANKTEPVGSKQPNGLGLYDMSGNVWEWVEDCQHWDYEGAPSDGSAWLATNGGDCNRRAIRGGAWDNIPVGLRTSSRNWSLTDYRFNFLGFRLVQDLP from the coding sequence ATGCGTAGTCGTATCCCTGGTCTTACTGTCCTCTCCATTCTGCTGCTGGTGCTGGTCCAACTCCCGGCGCGTTCCGCTGCTGAACAATCTCCAACCCAAGGCAAGAACTGGGCTGTCGTCATCGGCATTAATGACTACCAGAACGTGAAGCCGCTTCAGTATGCGATTAAGGATGCGATGGCCGTCGGCGATCTGCTGGCGCAGCAGGGGTTCGCGGTCACCCGCCTGGTATCGCCAACAGCCACGACCCGCCAATCGATCGAAAGGGTGCTGGGAACGCAGCTGCCCAAACAATTGGGTGCCGATGATCGTGTGCTGATCTTCTTTTCGGGACATGGTAAAGATGAGCAGTTTGGCGCGGGGCAACGGCACGGCTATCTACTCCCGATCGAAGCAAACCCTCAGGACTTGTCTTCAACCGCGATCAGCATGAGCCGGGTTCAAGAGTGGGCTAATGCCTGGCCTGCCAAACATGTCCTATTTATCGTGGACTCCTGTTACAGCGGAATCATCGGCTTAAACACCAAGGGGATTGACCCCGAGGGCAGTAACCCAATGACAGAAATGTATCTGAAACAGATTACCAAGGAACCGAGTCGGCAGCTCATTGTTGCCGGCCAGGCGAATCAAGAAGCCCTGGAGATTGCGAAATGGGAGCAGAGTTTGCTGACCCACTTTCTTCTTGAAGGATTGAGCAAAGGGACAGCCGACGGGAATGCCGATGGGATTATTCTCACATCAGAGCTCTATCAATTTCTTGCCGAGCGAGTTATTAAGGAAGCGGTGCTGAACGGGAGCCTACAACATCCCCAACACTGGTCGCTCAGCGCAGATAAGGGAGAATTTGTATTCATACTCCCTGGCCAAGGGCGACAAGCGAAGCCCGTACAGCCAGTCAGAATTCCAACCCCCTCGTTTTCTGCGGTCCCCAGCCCGGCGATGGTCCGGATTGCGCCTGGGTCATTCATGAGAAGAGCAGAATCAGTGTTGACGTTGAAGGGTTGGTCCCCCCCAGGTCCTTGGCACAAAGTTCACATCACCCAACCATTCGCGATCGCTCGGTATGAAACGACCTTTGACGAGTACGACCGCTTTGCTCGGGCAACCGGGCGCCCATTGCCAGACGACGAGAATTTGGGGCGTGGGTCGCGCCCGGTCGTGACCGTGTCGTGGAATGACGCGCAGGCCTATGCCCAGTGGTTGTCCCAACAGACCGGCAAGCGCTATCGGCTCCCCACGGAAGCAGAGTGGGAATATGCGGCGCGAAGCGGTGGACAAGACCAGACGTGGGCTGGGACTTCTGAGGAGAGCCAATTGAAGAAGTATGCGGTGTATGAGGCAAACAAGACTGAGCCGGTTGGCAGCAAGCAACCAAATGGACTCGGCCTCTACGACATGAGCGGCAATGTGTGGGAATGGGTGGAGGATTGCCAGCACTGGGATTACGAAGGCGCCCCATCGGATGGCTCGGCCTGGTTAGCGACGAATGGCGGCGACTGCAACCGGCGCGCGATCCGTGGTGGTGCCTGGGACAACATACCGGTGGGCCTGCGCACGTCGTCCCGGAACTGGAGCCTCACCGACTACCGGTTCAACTTCCTTGGTTTCCGTCTCGTCCAGGACCTGCCCTAA
- a CDS encoding lipocalin family protein, which produces MVSFCLRADQELRTSRSTRVSYWEGAVAVTETKQGKPMKGQGYAELTGYAERLKM; this is translated from the coding sequence CTGGTATCTTTCTGTCTTCGCGCGGATCAGGAATTGCGCACCTCGCGCAGTACCAGGGTCTCTTATTGGGAAGGGGCTGTGGCGGTGACAGAGACCAAACAAGGTAAACCCATGAAAGGCCAAGGTTACGCCGAGCTGACCGGCTATGCCGAGCGGCTGAAGATGTAG
- a CDS encoding tryptophan 2,3-dioxygenase family protein — translation MSLEPLSSQADRQLTYGDYLRIRELLRLQSPLASPMAHDELLFIIIHQTYELWFKLLLHELDAVVVNLRAATGLPGSRDEVYEAARLLRRCTEIARLLVEQFTVLETMLPTHFLAFRDRLRPASGFQSEQFRELEFLCGLKDERMLNLHEPAPELFAALQRRLQEPSLRDVLFEALAAMETTPPMSPHAVESERFRLRAQMIVAVYRKEGDHRDWIDVCERLTEFDELLVAWRLRHIQMVERTIGMSRGTGGSSGASYLRATLDKKFFPELWEARSLMCEDPHGT, via the coding sequence ATGAGCCTTGAGCCGCTATCTTCGCAAGCCGACCGGCAGTTGACGTACGGCGATTACCTTCGGATTCGCGAACTGTTGCGTCTGCAATCTCCCCTCGCCTCGCCGATGGCCCATGACGAATTGCTTTTTATCATCATTCATCAGACCTACGAGCTCTGGTTCAAATTGTTATTGCACGAACTGGATGCGGTCGTGGTGAATCTGCGGGCCGCGACAGGGCTGCCTGGTTCGCGAGACGAGGTGTATGAGGCGGCCCGCTTGTTAAGACGGTGTACCGAGATCGCCAGACTCCTGGTCGAGCAATTCACCGTCCTGGAAACGATGCTGCCGACGCATTTCCTGGCCTTCCGTGATCGGTTGCGGCCTGCGAGCGGGTTTCAGTCCGAACAGTTTCGCGAACTGGAGTTCCTCTGCGGTCTCAAGGATGAGCGGATGTTGAACCTGCACGAGCCGGCCCCGGAGCTGTTCGCCGCGCTTCAGCGGCGGCTGCAGGAGCCGTCCCTCCGCGATGTACTTTTCGAGGCGCTGGCGGCGATGGAAACTACCCCGCCGATGTCTCCGCACGCTGTGGAGAGCGAACGTTTCCGGTTGCGGGCCCAGATGATCGTCGCGGTGTATCGCAAAGAGGGGGATCATCGCGATTGGATTGACGTCTGTGAACGATTGACGGAATTCGATGAGCTGCTCGTCGCCTGGCGCCTGCGGCACATCCAAATGGTGGAGCGGACCATCGGGATGAGCCGGGGGACCGGCGGCAGCAGCGGCGCATCCTATCTCAGAGCGACCTTGGATAAGAAGTTTTTCCCGGAACTGTGGGAAGCCCGGTCCCTCATGTGTGAAGACCCGCATGGAACGTGA
- a CDS encoding aminotransferase class V-fold PLP-dependent enzyme, with product MDELLSYRKDFPILERTIYMISHSLGAMPARVYDRLREFADLWATRGIRAWAEGWWEMPVCTGDKVARIIGADPGTVVMHQNVSVCQSLIASCFDLTQKRNKVVYEALNFPSVMYVYEAHVRAAGARLVVVPSDDGLTIDTERLLDAIDEETLLVPISHVLFKSGYIQDVQAVVHKAHSVGAKVVLDVYQSAGTVPLDVKSLAVDFVVGGSVKWLCGGPGAGFLYVHPALHRELEPKLTGWMAHREPFAFEPGPITYAPDIHRFLHGSPGIPALYAAESGYETILAAGVEKIRAKSIRQTSQLVELADQYGWQVRSPRDKAKRGGMVAVDVPHAAAVVRELARRDILVDFRPGVGIRIAPHFYTADDEIDATMQAIHSILETKAYEPYLSADGAQF from the coding sequence ATGGATGAGCTGCTGTCGTACCGGAAGGATTTCCCCATCCTTGAGCGGACCATCTACATGATCAGTCACTCGTTGGGTGCGATGCCGGCTCGCGTCTACGACCGCCTGCGCGAATTCGCCGATCTCTGGGCCACGCGCGGCATCCGGGCATGGGCTGAGGGCTGGTGGGAAATGCCGGTGTGCACCGGCGACAAGGTCGCCCGCATCATTGGTGCCGATCCAGGGACCGTGGTGATGCATCAGAACGTGTCCGTCTGTCAGTCGCTCATTGCCTCCTGCTTTGATCTGACCCAGAAGCGCAACAAAGTGGTCTACGAAGCCTTGAATTTCCCTTCCGTGATGTATGTCTATGAGGCGCATGTCCGCGCCGCCGGAGCACGCCTAGTTGTGGTCCCCAGCGATGACGGCCTGACCATCGATACAGAGCGTCTGCTGGACGCCATTGATGAGGAGACGCTCCTGGTGCCGATCTCGCACGTGTTGTTCAAGAGTGGGTATATTCAGGATGTCCAGGCCGTCGTTCACAAGGCTCATTCGGTGGGCGCAAAGGTCGTATTGGACGTCTACCAGTCGGCAGGGACCGTGCCTCTTGACGTCAAGTCGCTCGCGGTCGATTTTGTGGTGGGTGGGTCCGTTAAATGGCTCTGCGGCGGTCCCGGCGCCGGATTCCTCTATGTGCATCCGGCGCTGCACCGCGAACTGGAACCAAAACTGACCGGGTGGATGGCGCACCGAGAACCCTTTGCCTTTGAGCCAGGCCCCATCACCTATGCTCCCGACATCCACCGCTTTCTCCATGGATCGCCCGGTATCCCCGCGTTGTATGCGGCGGAAAGCGGCTACGAGACCATTCTTGCGGCCGGCGTCGAGAAGATCCGGGCAAAATCGATCCGGCAGACTTCCCAGTTGGTCGAGCTGGCGGATCAATATGGATGGCAGGTGAGGTCGCCGAGGGACAAGGCCAAGCGGGGCGGCATGGTCGCGGTCGATGTCCCCCATGCGGCCGCCGTAGTGCGTGAGCTGGCTCGCCGAGACATCCTTGTGGACTTTCGGCCCGGCGTCGGCATTCGAATCGCGCCGCACTTCTATACTGCCGATGACGAGATCGATGCCACGATGCAAGCCATCCATTCCATCCTTGAGACCAAGGCCTATGAGCCGTATCTATCGGCAGACGGCGCACAATTCTAG
- a CDS encoding DUF86 domain-containing protein, protein MKSYTSGLSLAVFLQEDKTFDAVVRNLEVIGEAAKHLPEEARKRSPTVDRKKIAGLRDILIHEYFGIDGEIVWDIVQRKLLVLEAAVNSMLDNMS, encoded by the coding sequence GTGAAGTCGTATACAAGTGGTCTCTCCCTGGCGGTCTTCCTTCAAGAGGACAAGACCTTCGATGCAGTCGTGCGAAATTTGGAAGTAATTGGGGAAGCCGCGAAACATCTCCCTGAGGAGGCTCGCAAGCGTTCCCCCACTGTCGACCGGAAAAAGATCGCAGGGCTGAGGGACATTTTAATTCACGAATACTTTGGAATTGATGGTGAGATCGTCTGGGATATCGTTCAGCGCAAGCTGCTGGTACTTGAAGCGGCTGTGAACAGCATGCTGGACAATATGTCGTGA